One genomic window of Actinoplanes lobatus includes the following:
- a CDS encoding calcium-binding protein gives MNIFNRKALALIGATATAVATSALFASAAQAATVGKAEVVGVHKSIVRFTAAAGQANSLTITISGRTVTLDDKVAIKAGKGCKAVKGDKTKVKCTTSRTPTELSILLGDRSDRVHNRTGVFMAADGGTGNDVLSGGSDSDRLIGGAGNDKLSGNGGNDAIDGEAGNDHLFGGAGKDWIYGGAGDDTLTGGAGRDELVGGPGVDRVTQ, from the coding sequence ATGAACATCTTCAACCGCAAGGCCCTGGCCCTCATCGGCGCGACGGCGACGGCCGTGGCCACCAGCGCCCTCTTCGCCTCCGCGGCGCAGGCCGCCACCGTCGGCAAGGCCGAGGTGGTGGGCGTGCACAAGAGCATCGTCAGGTTCACCGCCGCCGCCGGCCAGGCGAACTCGCTGACCATCACCATCTCCGGCCGGACCGTCACCCTCGACGACAAGGTCGCGATCAAGGCCGGCAAGGGCTGCAAGGCGGTCAAGGGCGACAAGACCAAGGTCAAGTGCACCACTTCCCGTACGCCCACCGAGCTCAGCATCCTGCTCGGCGACAGGAGCGACCGGGTCCACAACCGCACCGGCGTGTTCATGGCGGCCGACGGCGGCACCGGCAACGACGTCCTGAGCGGCGGCTCGGACAGCGACCGGCTGATCGGCGGTGCCGGCAACGACAAGCTGAGCGGCAACGGCGGCAACGACGCGATCGACGGCGAGGCGGGCAACGACCACCTCTTCGGCGGCGCCGGCAAGGACTGGATCTACGGCGGCGCGGGCGACGACACCCTCACCGGTGGCGCCGGCCGGGACGAGCTCGTCGGTGGCCCCGGGGTCGACCGGGTCACCCAGTAA
- a CDS encoding type IV secretory system conjugative DNA transfer family protein, producing the protein MSIASPLPFAVGRGPRVPSAGLELGLSLQGQAIHAPPMLPVTVIGPTGSGKTTRVAAPILADWPGPAVVLSVKADLIGAAYPARRRRGPVWLLDPEDALRAGDEAARFDLTAWIASLADAQDVAAVLLASGGADDVREGRFWSELAQNWTAPILFAGARSGLDIGQIADLAMRDRSAHAERLVAESGDPIAIRMLRSVLDLEIRARTSVMATVCQALRVFNRPGVVRAATGSDFTLDQVLDGTATLAMTLPAFRMRQVAPLFAAVLTMLWSRLQTRAVNEPLLLLIDEAANVPGVADQMLEWVTTGRGLGVQVVTLWHDLAQLTARYGVERSTVVNNSGSLLFLGAGRDPDGREFLDRFAGAALHDRLATTGNVVFREGRCEPLRLRAPV; encoded by the coding sequence ATGTCGATAGCCAGTCCGCTCCCGTTCGCCGTCGGGCGCGGCCCCCGGGTCCCGTCCGCCGGCCTGGAGCTGGGTCTGTCCCTACAGGGGCAGGCGATCCACGCTCCGCCGATGCTGCCCGTGACGGTGATCGGCCCGACCGGGTCGGGGAAGACCACCCGCGTCGCCGCGCCGATCCTCGCGGACTGGCCGGGTCCGGCCGTCGTGCTCAGCGTCAAGGCCGATCTGATCGGCGCCGCCTATCCGGCGCGCCGCCGCCGCGGCCCGGTGTGGCTGCTCGATCCCGAGGACGCGCTGCGGGCCGGCGACGAGGCGGCCCGCTTCGACCTGACCGCTTGGATCGCCTCGCTCGCCGATGCGCAGGACGTGGCGGCCGTGCTGCTCGCCAGCGGAGGCGCCGACGACGTACGCGAGGGGCGGTTCTGGTCCGAACTCGCGCAGAACTGGACCGCGCCGATCCTGTTCGCGGGCGCCCGGTCCGGTCTCGACATCGGGCAGATCGCCGACCTCGCGATGCGGGACCGGTCCGCGCACGCCGAGCGTCTGGTCGCCGAGTCCGGTGATCCGATCGCGATAAGGATGCTGCGCAGCGTCCTGGACCTGGAAATACGGGCCCGCACCAGCGTGATGGCCACGGTGTGCCAGGCGCTGCGGGTGTTCAACCGGCCCGGGGTGGTACGCGCGGCGACCGGCTCCGACTTCACCCTCGACCAGGTGCTGGACGGGACGGCGACCCTGGCGATGACCCTTCCGGCCTTCCGGATGCGGCAGGTCGCGCCACTGTTCGCCGCGGTGCTCACCATGCTCTGGTCCCGGTTGCAGACCCGGGCCGTGAACGAGCCCCTGCTTCTGCTCATCGACGAGGCCGCAAACGTTCCGGGGGTCGCCGATCAGATGCTGGAGTGGGTCACCACCGGCCGTGGCCTGGGCGTACAGGTGGTGACGCTGTGGCACGACCTGGCCCAGCTGACCGCCCGGTACGGCGTGGAGCGCTCGACCGTGGTGAACAACAGCGGCTCGCTGCTGTTCCTGGGCGCCGGCCGCGACCCGGACGGCCGTGAGTTCCTCGACCGCTTCGCCGGGGCGGCGCTGCACGACCGGCTGGCGACGACCGGCAACGTGGTGTTCCGCGAGGGCCGCTGTGAGCCGCTGCGCCTGCGCGCCCCGGTCTAG
- a CDS encoding WD40 repeat domain-containing protein produces MTTKSNLAVALAGLLALTAVAAGPRPAHAVEAEPVASSKARVVVPGEDGEIAMRPGGRAFATVSHGTVRQWSALTGRPVSAPITGHTGPIHSLAYSFEGKRLAIAGDDGVSLWDAATGQPAGPPLTGHVGPVRSVAFSKPARLMATAGDDGTVRLWNPAGETVRTIDAHAGGVRSVVFSEDGDRLATSGAGDVVRLWETGTGKPVSEVLTIKPGPLYAMSFSPDGRLFAASGGGNVVRLWNPATGEPAGKPIVSATGPVYALTFSRVRKLLATSSGGDNTVQLWNTVTHRPATAPLAGHTGPVRAMRFGPNGRLLATGGDDGTVRVWESRTGKPVGVPLAGHKGAVWSVRITPNGRRLISAGADDKVRLWRVPMSGSPLRAARSSAER; encoded by the coding sequence GTGACTACCAAGAGTAATTTGGCGGTGGCTCTGGCCGGGCTGCTCGCGCTCACCGCCGTGGCGGCCGGCCCGCGGCCCGCGCACGCGGTGGAGGCCGAGCCCGTCGCGTCCAGCAAAGCGCGCGTCGTCGTGCCCGGTGAGGACGGGGAGATCGCCATGCGCCCCGGCGGGCGGGCGTTCGCGACCGTGAGTCACGGGACGGTGCGGCAGTGGAGCGCGCTGACCGGGCGCCCGGTCAGCGCGCCGATCACCGGCCATACCGGACCGATCCACTCCCTGGCGTACAGCTTCGAGGGCAAGCGGCTGGCGATCGCCGGTGACGACGGCGTCTCGCTGTGGGACGCCGCCACCGGGCAGCCGGCCGGGCCGCCGCTGACCGGCCACGTCGGGCCGGTGCGCTCGGTGGCGTTCAGCAAGCCCGCCCGGCTGATGGCCACCGCCGGTGACGACGGCACGGTGCGGCTGTGGAATCCGGCCGGGGAGACGGTACGGACCATCGACGCCCACGCCGGCGGTGTGCGTTCGGTCGTGTTCAGCGAGGACGGCGACCGGCTCGCGACCTCCGGTGCCGGCGATGTCGTGCGGCTGTGGGAGACCGGCACCGGCAAGCCCGTCAGCGAGGTGCTGACCATCAAGCCGGGCCCGCTGTACGCGATGAGCTTCAGCCCCGACGGCCGGCTCTTCGCCGCCTCCGGTGGCGGCAACGTCGTGCGGCTGTGGAACCCGGCCACCGGCGAGCCGGCGGGCAAGCCGATCGTCAGCGCGACCGGGCCCGTCTACGCGCTCACGTTCAGCCGCGTACGGAAGCTCCTGGCCACCTCCTCCGGCGGCGACAACACCGTGCAGCTGTGGAACACGGTCACCCACCGGCCGGCCACCGCGCCGCTCGCCGGCCACACCGGGCCGGTGCGGGCCATGCGGTTCGGCCCGAACGGCAGGTTGCTGGCCACCGGGGGCGACGACGGGACCGTACGGGTGTGGGAGTCCCGCACCGGGAAGCCCGTGGGCGTGCCGCTGGCCGGGCACAAAGGGGCGGTCTGGTCGGTGCGGATCACCCCGAACGGCAGACGTCTGATCAGTGCCGGCGCGGACGACAAGGTTCGGCTCTGGCGGGTCCCCATGAGCGGGTCGCCGCTCAGAGCAGCACGATCATCAGCTGAGCGATGA
- a CDS encoding SdrD B-like domain-containing protein: MTVPTALLAGVAGAFMATGPASADADAANVVLEVLAKRNILPTNGWSSVDVQIRNDGTLPAAGVTVALTLPTGLRPGGAESTSDWECDWATPVMTCTHIGDLEPGESKRVMARSVGVEGVQAGTALPVSATATTTTAESSTADNTATRIIRIVATGVVRGRVFNDLNADGVRQESEPTVTDVGLSIRSQDDEDSYGFSNSFNGIYQYDVPTKRYRIDTTLIRNNWRFTTPNVGSDATDSDLRMTSEGQYSQTGESPVFTVTAATPTVVDLGVIAAYRPTGVTPASALQGTAPVVRLTGDAFSESLTVKLTRAGSDPITGTVSNVAADRRSMDVTFPLGQAATGAWTLTIDRQYGPHAELANAFRITLPPLRATTAPSITGTVAVGSTVKATTGAWSPAATSYTYQWSANGAAIKGATGASLTIPASVAGKRLTVKVTAIRAGNDNGTAVSAATAAVAKGKAAKATRKPKISGTAKVGRKLTAGVGSWSPKVDSYRYEWRVNGKLIKGASARTLRLKSAWCNKKITVTVIAVKAGYADGRATSTAVRVR; this comes from the coding sequence TTGACCGTTCCCACCGCGCTGCTGGCCGGCGTGGCGGGCGCGTTCATGGCCACCGGCCCCGCATCGGCGGACGCCGACGCCGCCAACGTGGTCCTCGAGGTTCTCGCGAAACGCAACATCCTGCCCACGAACGGCTGGTCCAGCGTGGACGTCCAGATCCGCAACGACGGGACGCTCCCCGCCGCCGGCGTGACCGTGGCCCTCACGCTGCCGACCGGCCTGCGCCCGGGCGGAGCGGAGAGCACCAGCGACTGGGAGTGCGACTGGGCCACCCCGGTCATGACGTGCACCCACATCGGCGACCTCGAACCCGGCGAGTCGAAGCGGGTGATGGCCCGCAGCGTCGGCGTCGAAGGCGTCCAGGCCGGGACCGCGCTCCCGGTCAGCGCCACCGCGACGACGACCACGGCGGAGAGCTCGACCGCCGACAACACGGCGACCAGGATCATTCGCATCGTCGCCACCGGAGTGGTCCGCGGCCGGGTCTTCAACGACCTCAACGCCGACGGCGTCCGGCAGGAGAGCGAGCCGACCGTGACCGACGTGGGCCTGTCGATCCGCTCACAGGACGACGAGGACAGCTACGGGTTCTCGAACTCCTTCAACGGGATCTACCAGTACGACGTACCGACCAAGCGCTACCGGATCGACACCACCCTGATCCGGAACAACTGGCGGTTCACCACGCCGAACGTCGGCAGCGACGCCACCGACTCCGACCTGCGGATGACCTCCGAGGGGCAGTACTCCCAGACCGGCGAGAGCCCGGTGTTCACGGTGACCGCCGCGACCCCGACCGTCGTCGACCTGGGCGTGATCGCGGCCTACCGCCCGACCGGGGTCACCCCCGCATCCGCCCTCCAGGGCACGGCACCCGTGGTGCGGCTGACCGGCGACGCGTTCAGCGAGAGCCTGACGGTCAAGCTCACCCGCGCCGGCTCCGACCCGATCACCGGCACCGTCTCGAACGTCGCCGCCGACCGTAGGTCGATGGACGTGACGTTCCCGCTGGGCCAGGCCGCGACCGGGGCGTGGACGCTCACCATCGACCGGCAGTACGGCCCGCACGCCGAACTCGCGAACGCCTTCCGCATCACCCTGCCGCCATTGCGGGCCACCACGGCACCGTCGATCACCGGGACGGTCGCGGTGGGCTCGACGGTGAAGGCCACGACCGGCGCCTGGAGCCCCGCCGCCACGTCCTACACCTATCAGTGGTCGGCGAACGGCGCCGCGATCAAGGGCGCGACCGGCGCGTCGCTGACGATTCCGGCGTCCGTGGCCGGCAAGCGGCTGACCGTCAAGGTCACCGCGATCCGGGCCGGCAACGACAACGGGACCGCGGTCTCGGCGGCGACGGCGGCGGTCGCGAAGGGCAAGGCCGCCAAGGCGACCAGGAAGCCCAAGATCTCCGGTACGGCGAAAGTCGGCCGGAAGCTGACCGCCGGTGTCGGCTCGTGGTCGCCGAAGGTGGACTCGTACCGATACGAGTGGCGGGTGAACGGCAAGCTGATCAAGGGCGCTTCCGCCCGTACGCTGAGGTTGAAGTCCGCCTGGTGCAACAAGAAGATCACCGTGACGGTGATCGCGGTGAAGGCGGGCTACGCCGACGGCCGTGCCACCAGCACCGCGGTGAGGGTCCGATAG
- a CDS encoding aspartate:alanine exchanger family transporter → MSPIEILAANEVLLCAIVLGLGHLVGNLRIRGVALGVAAVFFVGLGIGALDERLRLPDFADEFGLALFVYLIGLAGGPTFFAALRRRGLRDNAFVAAVLTVAALTAVGAAAAFHLSPATAAGVFAGALVNVPALGSAQEALRAIDPAEGGRLANDAAVGMSLTYGYGVIAMIGALITYMIFVRVDFGREAAENTRLAPAPKKLVERTLLVTRGAGTGIRDLTDRLAEDGEALLVRLRRGDRMHLAATVPALCEGDLLSVVGTRDATRDLVARLGENVKPALSLDRGTLDFRRITVSDPDLAGMTVAELDLPRRHHAMITRVRRGDHDLIATPTTRLQLGDRVRVVADRDRMPEVTALLGDSDQSLTRVDFTGLTLGLALGLLLGTIAVPLTGNATLRLGLAGGPLIAGLVLGRAGRTGPITWHQPRSTILVLRQLGVALFFAGVGLKSGGVLVRGFSDGDAWKIIAAGALVAAGTAVVCIVGGRLLRMPLSWLMGVMAGIDTNPAVLTFAEDRTRNELPALAYAMVFPIAMVLKVLIAQLMIVLL, encoded by the coding sequence TTGTCCCCGATCGAGATTCTGGCGGCCAACGAGGTCCTGCTCTGCGCGATCGTCCTCGGCCTCGGACATCTCGTCGGCAATCTCCGGATCCGCGGTGTCGCCCTCGGCGTCGCCGCGGTCTTCTTCGTCGGCCTCGGCATCGGCGCGCTGGACGAGCGGCTGCGCCTGCCGGACTTCGCCGACGAGTTCGGCCTGGCCCTGTTCGTCTACCTGATCGGGCTCGCCGGCGGCCCGACCTTCTTCGCGGCGCTGCGCCGGCGCGGTCTGCGCGACAACGCCTTCGTCGCCGCGGTCCTCACCGTCGCGGCGCTGACCGCGGTCGGCGCCGCGGCCGCCTTCCACCTGAGTCCCGCCACCGCGGCCGGCGTCTTCGCGGGCGCGCTGGTCAACGTGCCGGCGCTGGGCAGCGCGCAGGAGGCGCTACGCGCCATCGACCCGGCCGAGGGGGGACGGCTCGCCAACGACGCGGCGGTCGGCATGAGCCTCACCTACGGGTACGGCGTGATCGCCATGATCGGCGCCCTGATCACCTACATGATCTTCGTCCGGGTCGACTTCGGGCGTGAGGCCGCCGAGAACACCCGCCTCGCGCCCGCCCCGAAGAAGCTGGTCGAACGCACCCTGCTCGTCACCCGGGGCGCCGGCACCGGCATCCGCGACCTCACCGACCGGCTCGCCGAGGACGGTGAGGCCCTACTGGTACGGCTGCGGCGCGGCGACCGGATGCACCTGGCCGCGACCGTACCCGCCCTGTGTGAGGGCGACCTGCTGTCGGTCGTCGGCACGCGCGACGCCACCCGGGACCTCGTCGCCCGGCTCGGCGAGAACGTCAAACCGGCGCTGTCGCTGGATCGCGGCACCCTCGACTTCCGCCGGATCACCGTCTCCGACCCGGACCTGGCCGGCATGACCGTCGCCGAACTCGACCTGCCGCGCCGCCACCACGCGATGATCACCCGGGTACGGCGGGGCGACCACGACCTCATCGCGACGCCCACCACCCGGCTGCAACTCGGCGACCGGGTCCGGGTGGTCGCCGACCGGGACCGCATGCCGGAGGTGACGGCGCTGCTGGGCGACTCCGACCAGTCGCTGACCAGGGTCGACTTCACCGGCCTCACCCTCGGCCTCGCGCTGGGCCTGCTGCTGGGCACCATCGCGGTACCGCTCACCGGCAACGCCACCCTGCGCCTGGGCCTGGCCGGCGGCCCGCTCATCGCCGGCCTGGTCCTGGGCCGTGCCGGGCGGACCGGCCCGATCACCTGGCACCAGCCCCGCTCCACGATCCTGGTGCTGCGCCAGTTGGGCGTGGCGCTGTTCTTCGCGGGAGTCGGCCTGAAATCCGGCGGCGTGCTCGTGCGCGGCTTCTCCGACGGCGATGCCTGGAAGATCATCGCCGCCGGAGCCCTGGTCGCGGCCGGCACCGCCGTCGTCTGCATCGTCGGCGGCCGGCTGCTGCGCATGCCTCTCTCCTGGCTGATGGGCGTCATGGCCGGCATCGACACCAACCCCGCCGTGCTCACCTTCGCCGAGGACCGGACGAGGAACGAACTGCCGGCCCTCGCCTACGCCATGGTGTTCCCGATCGCGATGGTCCTGAAGGTTCTCATCGCTCAGCTGATGATCGTGCTGCTCTGA
- a CDS encoding PLD nuclease N-terminal domain-containing protein, which yields MTRLLTFLLLAVVALSVLALIDCLLTDRSRVRSFPRAAWAAIIVLIPVSGAVVWFLGGRAAAAPARAATARRPIGPDDDPAFLRQLTEQLRRR from the coding sequence ATGACCCGACTGCTCACGTTCCTTCTGCTCGCCGTCGTCGCGCTCAGCGTGCTGGCCCTGATCGACTGCCTGCTCACCGACCGGTCGCGGGTCCGGTCGTTCCCGCGTGCCGCGTGGGCCGCGATCATCGTGCTCATCCCGGTCAGCGGCGCGGTCGTGTGGTTCCTCGGCGGTCGGGCCGCGGCGGCACCGGCCCGCGCCGCGACCGCTCGCCGCCCGATCGGCCCGGACGACGACCCCGCGTTCCTCCGCCAGCTCACCGAGCAGTTGCGCCGGCGCTGA
- a CDS encoding calcium-binding protein, producing the protein MTSIPRIATAGLIAALSATAFAAPAQAASVGVASVTSASQVQFKAASGHQSRVVVLRTGNQIEIWDEFAPIKAGKGCEADASDKRIVYCTTAETPKRVTVWAYDLNDEIVNDSDVATTVYAGAGNDRIIGGTNRDRFFGQSGNDNIDGGGGNDSIWGGAGNDTLAGRSGDDRLFGGSGRDSLYGSEGNDILRGENGVDYLSGGDGNDRLIGGNGKDALSGGAGDDRLYGKDSRKQVADTLDGGVNGSNGDTCRGTRLDSRVNCEK; encoded by the coding sequence ATGACTTCTATTCCGCGCATCGCGACGGCCGGCCTGATCGCCGCCCTCTCGGCCACCGCTTTCGCCGCGCCCGCGCAGGCCGCCTCCGTCGGTGTGGCCTCGGTGACGTCCGCGTCCCAGGTTCAGTTCAAGGCGGCGTCCGGCCACCAGAGCCGGGTGGTGGTGCTCCGCACCGGGAACCAGATCGAAATCTGGGACGAATTCGCCCCGATCAAGGCCGGCAAGGGCTGCGAGGCGGACGCAAGTGACAAGAGGATCGTGTACTGCACGACGGCGGAGACGCCGAAGCGGGTCACCGTCTGGGCCTACGACCTGAACGACGAGATCGTCAACGACTCGGACGTGGCGACGACCGTCTACGCCGGAGCCGGTAACGACCGCATCATCGGCGGCACGAACCGGGACCGGTTCTTCGGACAGTCCGGCAACGACAACATCGACGGCGGGGGCGGCAACGACAGCATCTGGGGAGGGGCCGGCAACGACACCCTCGCCGGCCGCTCCGGCGACGACCGGCTGTTCGGCGGCTCCGGCCGCGACAGCCTCTACGGCAGCGAGGGCAACGACATCCTCCGCGGTGAGAACGGTGTCGACTACCTGAGCGGCGGGGACGGCAACGACCGGCTGATCGGCGGCAACGGCAAGGACGCGCTGTCCGGCGGAGCCGGCGACGACAGGCTGTACGGCAAGGACAGCCGCAAGCAGGTCGCCGACACGCTCGACGGCGGCGTCAACGGCTCCAACGGGGACACCTGCCGCGGCACCCGCCTGGACAGCCGGGTCAACTGCGAGAAGTGA